A portion of the Vreelandella subglaciescola genome contains these proteins:
- the queA gene encoding tRNA preQ1(34) S-adenosylmethionine ribosyltransferase-isomerase QueA: MQRADFAYELPEELIARYPSEQRSDCRLLCVDGEDGQIAHRRFPDLLELLEPGDLLVFNDTRVIPARLHGHKASGGRVEMLLERPLDTHRGLAHLRASKSPKPGTEIIFEGDIHAVVEARHDALFELRFLGETPMIALLERHGHMPLPPYITRDDELSDRERYQTVYARRDGAVAAPTAGLHFDQPLLDALADKGVDSAFVTLHVGAGTFQPVRADDIRDHHMHSEWVDVDDAACQKVRAAKAAGKRVIAVGTTAVRCLESACGQHDQGSADGGIAPYRGDTDIFIYPGYEWRCVDALVTNFHLPESTLLMLVSAFIGYDTTLRAYHTAVVERYAFFSYGDAMLLTRATPDTCATAELNDQRD; encoded by the coding sequence ATGCAGCGTGCCGACTTTGCCTACGAGCTACCCGAAGAGCTGATTGCCCGCTACCCGTCGGAGCAGCGCAGCGACTGCCGCCTGCTGTGCGTTGACGGCGAGGACGGGCAGATTGCTCACCGCCGCTTTCCCGACCTGCTGGAGCTGCTTGAACCCGGCGACCTGCTGGTATTCAACGACACCCGCGTGATTCCCGCCCGGCTTCACGGCCACAAGGCCAGCGGCGGCCGCGTGGAAATGCTGCTGGAGCGCCCGTTGGACACCCACCGTGGTTTAGCCCATCTGCGCGCCAGCAAGTCGCCCAAGCCCGGCACCGAGATTATCTTCGAAGGCGATATTCACGCCGTGGTAGAGGCCCGCCACGACGCGCTGTTCGAGCTGCGCTTTCTCGGCGAGACGCCGATGATTGCCCTGCTGGAGCGCCACGGCCACATGCCGCTGCCGCCTTACATCACCCGGGACGACGAGCTCAGCGACCGCGAGCGCTACCAGACCGTCTACGCCCGCCGCGACGGCGCCGTGGCCGCCCCCACCGCCGGGCTGCACTTTGACCAGCCGCTGCTTGATGCGCTGGCCGACAAAGGCGTCGACAGCGCCTTTGTTACCCTGCACGTTGGCGCCGGCACCTTTCAGCCGGTCCGCGCGGACGACATTCGCGACCACCACATGCACAGCGAATGGGTCGACGTTGACGACGCTGCCTGCCAGAAAGTGCGCGCCGCCAAGGCCGCCGGCAAGCGCGTTATTGCCGTAGGCACCACCGCCGTGCGCTGTCTGGAAAGCGCCTGCGGACAGCATGATCAGGGCAGCGCCGACGGCGGTATCGCCCCGTATCGCGGCGACACCGATATTTTCATTTATCCGGGCTACGAATGGCGCTGCGTTGACGCGCTGGTGACCAACTTTCACCTGCCCGAATCCACGCTGCTGATGCTGGTGTCGGCCTTTATCGGCTATGACACCACGCTACGCGCCTACCACACCGCCGTCGTCGAGCGTTACGCCTTTTTCAGCTACGGCGATGCCATGCTGCTAACGCGCGCCACGCCAGATACCTGTGCGACGGCTGAACTGAACGACCAACGGGATTAA
- the tgt gene encoding tRNA guanosine(34) transglycosylase Tgt, giving the protein MRNECFMRFERLAEDGRARRGRLHFPRGTVETPAFMPVGTYGTVKGMTPDSVEEIGAEIILGNTFHLWLRPGVKVIEAHGDLHDFAQWDKPILTDSGGFQVFSLGKTRKITEEGVHFRSPVDGDKVFMGPEESMAVQRSLGSDVVMIFDECTPYPATFSEAEHSMERSLRWAQRSRDAHGDSPSALFGIIQGGMHEGLRERSLKGLMDIGFDGLAVGGLSVGEPKEDMLKVLDYLPGWMPDDTPRYLMGVGKPEDLVEGVRRGVDMFDCVMPTRNARNGHLFSAGGTVKIRNAKHRFDTRPLEDDCDCHTCQHFSRGYLHHLDRCNEMLGSMLNTIHNLRHYQRLMADLRAAIEAGTLTSFVETFYAKRGLPVPPAPN; this is encoded by the coding sequence ATGCGAAACGAATGCTTTATGCGCTTTGAGCGCCTGGCCGAAGACGGCCGTGCACGCCGCGGCCGGCTGCACTTCCCCCGTGGCACGGTAGAAACCCCGGCGTTCATGCCGGTGGGCACCTACGGCACGGTAAAGGGGATGACGCCCGACTCGGTCGAGGAGATCGGCGCGGAGATTATTCTGGGCAACACCTTTCACCTGTGGCTGCGCCCCGGCGTCAAGGTGATCGAAGCCCACGGTGATCTGCACGACTTTGCCCAGTGGGACAAGCCGATTCTGACCGACTCCGGCGGTTTTCAGGTGTTCTCACTCGGCAAGACGCGCAAAATCACCGAAGAGGGCGTGCATTTTCGCTCGCCGGTAGACGGCGACAAAGTGTTCATGGGCCCGGAAGAGTCCATGGCGGTGCAGCGCTCGCTGGGCTCGGACGTGGTCATGATCTTTGACGAGTGCACGCCCTACCCGGCCACCTTTAGCGAAGCCGAACACTCCATGGAGCGCTCGCTGCGCTGGGCCCAGCGCTCGCGCGACGCCCATGGCGACTCGCCTTCGGCACTGTTCGGCATTATTCAGGGCGGGATGCATGAAGGCCTGCGCGAACGCTCGCTCAAAGGCCTGATGGATATCGGTTTTGACGGGCTGGCGGTCGGCGGGCTGTCCGTGGGCGAGCCCAAGGAAGACATGCTCAAGGTACTCGACTACCTGCCCGGCTGGATGCCCGACGATACCCCGCGTTACCTGATGGGTGTGGGCAAGCCGGAGGATCTGGTGGAAGGCGTGCGCCGCGGCGTGGACATGTTTGACTGCGTAATGCCCACCCGCAACGCACGCAACGGCCATTTGTTCAGCGCCGGAGGTACGGTCAAGATCCGCAATGCCAAACACCGCTTTGATACTCGCCCGCTGGAAGACGACTGCGACTGCCACACCTGCCAGCATTTTTCGCGGGGCTATCTGCACCATCTTGACCGCTGCAACGAAATGCTCGGCTCGATGCTCAATACCATCCATAATTTGCGCCATTACCAGCGACTTATGGCCGATTTGCGCGCGGCAATCGAAGCGGGTACATTGACGAGCTTCGTGGAGACTTTCTACGCCAAGCGTGGCCTGCCCGTGCCCCCGGCACCGAATTAA
- the yajC gene encoding preprotein translocase subunit YajC — protein MLDFFISQAHAQDAGGAAGGGIAQIVMLVGFVVIFYFLLWRPQAKRAKQHKQLIGNLDKGDEIVIGGGLVGRITKVSDEFLSIEIADGTTVNVQKSAVASVLPKGTIKSI, from the coding sequence ATGCTGGACTTTTTCATTTCCCAGGCTCACGCCCAGGACGCCGGCGGCGCTGCCGGCGGCGGTATCGCCCAGATTGTCATGCTGGTCGGCTTTGTCGTGATTTTCTACTTCCTGCTGTGGCGCCCCCAGGCCAAGCGCGCCAAGCAGCACAAGCAGCTGATCGGCAATCTGGACAAAGGCGATGAAATCGTCATCGGCGGCGGCCTTGTCGGGCGCATCACCAAGGTCAGCGATGAATTTCTCAGCATCGAAATCGCCGACGGCACGACCGTGAACGTGCAGAAAAGCGCCGTTGCCTCCGTGCTGCCCAAGGGCACCATCAAGTCCATCTGA
- the secD gene encoding protein translocase subunit SecD: MLNRYPLWKYLIILVALLAGLIYSLPNLFPEDPAIQISTQDSGALSERKLERVTDALDDSDIAIKGIEPQNDQWLLRLTNADDQLRARDIISETLDDEDATVALNLAEATPGWLKAFNASPMTLGLDLRGGVHFLLEVDMEAALTQRLEVNASAMRELLREERIRYRNTEIDDRSLSLEFASADDRDAARRLITRDFPEFDYQSEGEDRGARLVMSLTDQKVNEIQDYAINQNLTTLRNRVNELGVSEPKVQRQGPNRIVVELPGVQDTTAAKRIVGATANLEFRLEARPDTPERETETIAFRNAPEREGTVLRDVIITGDSVSSASQSFDENGGAQVSINLDGTGGTLMNRATRTNIGRNMAVVFIEHKSEDRVVTDPDTGEKTTVRDPYVERGIISMATIQSAFGNSFRITGLDSSSESSELALLLRSGSLAAPIYFVQERTIGPSLGQKNIERGLLSVQIGLLLVVIFMLVRYKVFGIFANIALAFNLTLLVAVMSLLGATLTLPGIAGIVLTLGMAVDANVLIFERIREELRNGLSVQQAIHAGYERAFTSIIDANITTLLVAVILFSIGTGPVKGFAVTLSIGILTSMFTALLVSRAMVNLTYGGKPVKKLWI, translated from the coding sequence ATGCTCAACCGTTACCCCCTGTGGAAGTATCTGATTATTCTGGTCGCTTTGCTGGCCGGCCTGATTTATTCACTTCCCAACCTGTTCCCCGAAGATCCCGCCATTCAGATCAGCACCCAGGACAGCGGCGCGCTAAGCGAGCGCAAGCTTGAGCGCGTGACCGATGCCCTGGACGACAGCGACATCGCCATAAAGGGCATCGAGCCACAAAACGATCAGTGGCTGCTACGGCTGACCAATGCTGACGACCAGCTGCGCGCCCGCGACATCATCAGCGAAACCCTTGACGACGAGGACGCCACCGTAGCGCTCAACCTCGCCGAGGCTACGCCGGGCTGGCTCAAGGCGTTCAACGCCTCGCCCATGACGCTGGGGCTTGATCTGCGCGGTGGCGTTCACTTTCTGCTCGAAGTGGATATGGAGGCAGCGCTCACCCAGCGCCTCGAAGTCAACGCCAGCGCCATGCGCGAACTGCTGCGCGAAGAGCGCATCCGCTACCGTAACACCGAGATCGACGATCGCTCGCTGTCGCTTGAGTTTGCCAGCGCCGATGACCGCGATGCGGCCCGCCGCCTGATCACGCGTGACTTCCCCGAGTTTGATTATCAAAGCGAAGGCGAAGACCGTGGTGCACGTCTGGTCATGTCGCTGACCGATCAGAAAGTCAACGAGATCCAGGACTACGCCATCAACCAGAACCTCACGACGCTGCGTAACCGCGTCAACGAGCTGGGCGTATCTGAACCCAAGGTGCAGCGCCAGGGGCCCAACCGCATCGTCGTGGAACTGCCCGGCGTGCAGGACACCACCGCGGCCAAGCGCATCGTCGGCGCCACGGCCAACCTGGAGTTTCGCCTGGAAGCGCGCCCCGATACACCCGAGCGTGAAACCGAAACCATCGCGTTTCGCAATGCGCCGGAGCGCGAGGGCACCGTACTTCGCGATGTCATCATCACCGGTGACAGCGTTTCCAGTGCCAGCCAGAGCTTTGATGAAAACGGCGGCGCCCAGGTCAGCATCAACCTGGACGGCACCGGCGGCACGCTGATGAACCGCGCCACACGCACCAATATCGGCCGCAACATGGCCGTGGTCTTCATTGAGCACAAAAGCGAAGACCGCGTGGTCACCGACCCGGACACCGGCGAGAAAACCACCGTCCGCGATCCCTACGTGGAACGTGGCATCATCAGCATGGCCACCATCCAGAGCGCTTTTGGCAACAGCTTCCGCATCACCGGGCTGGACTCTTCCTCCGAGTCGTCGGAGCTCGCCCTGCTGCTGCGTTCGGGCTCGCTTGCCGCGCCGATCTACTTCGTGCAGGAGCGCACCATCGGCCCCAGCCTGGGGCAGAAAAACATCGAGCGCGGCCTGCTTTCGGTACAGATTGGCCTGCTGCTCGTCGTCATTTTCATGCTGGTGCGCTACAAGGTGTTCGGCATCTTCGCCAACATCGCGCTGGCGTTTAACCTGACGCTGCTGGTCGCCGTCATGTCGCTGCTGGGCGCGACGCTGACGCTGCCCGGGATTGCCGGTATCGTCTTGACGCTGGGGATGGCGGTCGATGCCAACGTGCTGATATTCGAGCGTATCCGTGAAGAATTGCGCAACGGGCTTTCCGTCCAGCAGGCGATCCACGCCGGCTATGAGCGCGCCTTCACCTCGATCATCGATGCCAACATCACCACGCTGCTGGTCGCGGTGATCCTCTTCTCGATTGGTACCGGGCCGGTCAAGGGCTTTGCCGTTACGCTTTCCATCGGCATCCTGACCTCCATGTTCACAGCGCTTCTGGTCTCGCGCGCCATGGTCAATCTGACCTACGGCGGCAAGCCGGTGAAAAAGCTCTGGATTTGA
- the secF gene encoding protein translocase subunit SecF, whose translation MKSLTNRQIDFMGRRTLALILSGIMLLVSIGALLFQQLNLGLDFTGGTLIEVRYATAPALDGIRQTLEQSGFQDVAVQTFGATTEVLIRLQQAFDADVGDSVVTLLRDSGASVELVRAEFVGAQVGDQLRDQSGLGMLVALGVVMLYVAFRFQYKFAIGALFALLHDVIIVIGLFALFGLEFDLTVLAAILAVIGYSLNDTIVVYDRIRETIRTSQLTDMPQIFNEAINATLSRTLATSGTTLLVLLALLVLGGDMIENFAIALLIGIVVGTFSSIYISGALLIPLKLSREDLIPPQKTHDEEEEELP comes from the coding sequence ATGAAATCCCTGACAAACCGGCAAATCGACTTTATGGGGCGGCGCACGCTGGCGCTGATCCTTTCGGGCATTATGCTGCTGGTATCGATTGGCGCCCTTCTGTTTCAGCAGCTCAACCTGGGGCTGGACTTTACCGGCGGCACCCTGATTGAGGTGCGCTACGCCACGGCACCGGCGCTTGACGGCATTCGCCAGACCCTTGAACAAAGCGGCTTTCAAGACGTGGCCGTGCAGACGTTCGGCGCCACAACCGAGGTGCTGATCCGACTGCAGCAGGCCTTTGATGCCGACGTGGGCGACAGCGTCGTTACGCTGCTGCGCGACTCCGGTGCCAGCGTTGAACTGGTACGCGCCGAATTCGTCGGCGCTCAGGTGGGTGACCAGCTGCGCGACCAGAGCGGCCTGGGCATGCTGGTGGCACTGGGCGTGGTCATGCTCTACGTAGCGTTCCGCTTTCAGTACAAGTTTGCCATTGGCGCGCTGTTCGCTCTGCTGCACGACGTGATCATCGTGATTGGCCTCTTCGCGCTGTTCGGGCTTGAGTTTGACCTGACGGTGCTGGCCGCGATTCTGGCGGTCATCGGCTACTCGCTGAACGACACGATTGTCGTCTATGACCGCATTCGCGAGACCATTCGCACCTCGCAGCTCACCGACATGCCCCAGATCTTCAACGAGGCGATCAACGCCACGCTGTCGCGCACGCTGGCCACCTCGGGCACCACGCTGCTGGTACTGCTGGCGCTGCTGGTGCTCGGCGGCGACATGATCGAGAACTTCGCCATTGCCCTGTTGATCGGCATCGTGGTGGGCACGTTCTCGTCGATCTACATCTCCGGCGCGCTGCTGATTCCGCTGAAGCTAAGCCGCGAAGACCTGATCCCGCCGCAAAAAACCCACGACGAAGAAGAGGAAGAGCTGCCTTAG